A region of Vibrio chagasii DNA encodes the following proteins:
- the rimP gene encoding ribosome maturation factor RimP gives MTGLERQLTEMLDAPVAASGYELVGLEFIRAGEHSTLRIYIDSPNGINVDDCAEVSHQVSAVMDVEDPISVAYNLEVSSPGLERPLFKAEHYQQFIGHEVSIVLKMAVGNRRKWKGDIQSIEGETVKVLVEGQEEEFVLSNIAKANLIPKF, from the coding sequence TACTGAAATGCTTGACGCTCCAGTAGCAGCATCAGGTTATGAGTTAGTTGGATTAGAATTTATTCGTGCTGGTGAGCACTCAACGCTACGTATTTACATCGATTCTCCAAACGGCATCAATGTAGACGACTGCGCTGAAGTTAGTCACCAAGTAAGTGCCGTAATGGATGTTGAAGATCCAATTTCAGTGGCTTATAACCTTGAAGTGTCTTCACCAGGTTTAGAGAGACCACTGTTCAAAGCAGAGCATTACCAACAATTTATTGGTCACGAGGTAAGCATCGTTTTGAAAATGGCTGTCGGCAACCGTCGTAAATGGAAAGGTGATATCCAATCTATTGAAGGCGAGACAGTAAAAGTATTAGTTGAAGGACAAGAAGAAGAATTCGTCCTGAGCAATATTGCGAAAGCGAACCTGATCCCTAAATTTTAG
- the nusA gene encoding transcription termination factor NusA, whose protein sequence is MNKEILAVVEAVSNEKAVPRERIFEALEIALATATKKKSELEIEVRVEIDRKTGDFETFRRWEAVEVVENPTKEISLEAAKIDDPEIELGGFIEDDIESVTFDRITTQTAKQVIVQKVREAERAQIVEQFIDNEGELVTGVVKKVNRDTIILDLGNNAEAVILRDDQLPRENFRPGDRVRGLLYAVKPEARGFQLFITRSKPEMLAELFRVEVPEIGEELIELKGAARDAGSRAKIAVKTNDKRIDPVGACVGMRGARVQAVSGELGGERIDIVLWDDNPAQFVINAMAPADVASIIVDEDAHSMDIAVEADNLAQAIGRSGQNVRLASQLTGWELNVMTVEDLQKKHQEEAVASIENFMKHLDIEEDFAQLLVEEGFSTLEEVAYVPVNELLEVDGLDEGIVEELRNRAKDALTTLALAKEETFDGVEPAEDLLALEGLEREMAYKLAAKGVATLEDLADQGVDELEGIEDLTAERAGELIMAARNICWFGDEE, encoded by the coding sequence ATGAACAAAGAAATTTTGGCGGTAGTAGAAGCTGTTTCTAATGAGAAAGCAGTTCCTCGTGAGCGTATTTTTGAAGCGCTTGAAATCGCGCTTGCAACGGCAACAAAAAAGAAGAGCGAACTAGAAATTGAAGTTCGTGTTGAAATCGACCGTAAAACAGGTGATTTCGAAACTTTCCGTCGCTGGGAAGCTGTTGAAGTTGTTGAAAACCCAACAAAAGAGATTTCTCTTGAAGCGGCTAAGATTGACGATCCTGAGATCGAACTTGGCGGTTTCATTGAAGATGACATCGAGTCAGTAACGTTTGACCGTATTACGACTCAAACTGCGAAGCAAGTTATCGTACAAAAAGTACGTGAAGCTGAGCGTGCTCAAATCGTTGAGCAGTTCATCGACAACGAAGGTGAGCTAGTAACAGGTGTTGTTAAGAAAGTTAACCGTGACACTATCATCCTAGACCTAGGTAACAACGCTGAAGCGGTAATCCTACGTGATGACCAACTTCCTCGTGAAAACTTCCGTCCAGGCGACCGTGTACGTGGTCTTCTATACGCAGTTAAACCTGAAGCTCGTGGCTTCCAGCTATTCATTACTCGCTCTAAGCCAGAAATGCTAGCTGAGCTATTCCGTGTTGAAGTACCTGAGATTGGTGAAGAGCTAATCGAACTTAAAGGTGCTGCACGTGACGCAGGTTCTCGTGCTAAAATCGCTGTTAAAACAAACGACAAGCGTATTGACCCTGTGGGTGCGTGTGTTGGTATGCGTGGTGCACGTGTACAAGCGGTTTCTGGCGAACTTGGTGGTGAGCGCATCGATATCGTTCTTTGGGATGATAACCCAGCTCAGTTCGTAATCAACGCAATGGCTCCAGCTGACGTTGCTTCTATCATCGTTGATGAAGATGCACACTCAATGGACATTGCTGTTGAAGCGGACAACCTAGCACAAGCTATCGGCCGTAGCGGTCAAAACGTACGTCTAGCATCTCAACTAACTGGTTGGGAACTGAACGTAATGACGGTTGAAGACCTTCAGAAGAAACATCAAGAAGAAGCAGTTGCTTCAATTGAAAACTTCATGAAGCACCTAGACATCGAAGAAGACTTCGCTCAGCTACTTGTTGAAGAAGGTTTCTCTACACTAGAAGAAGTTGCTTACGTACCAGTAAACGAACTTCTTGAAGTTGATGGCCTAGACGAAGGCATCGTAGAAGAACTACGTAACCGTGCAAAAGATGCACTAACGACTCTAGCACTTGCGAAAGAAGAGACGTTTGACGGTGTTGAACCAGCTGAAGACTTGCTAGCACTTGAAGGCCTAGAGCGTGAAATGGCTTACAAACTTGCAGCAAAAGGCGTGGCAACATTGGAAGACCTAGCTGACCAAGGCGTTGATGAACTAGAAGGCATTGAAGACCTAACTGCAGAACGTGCCGGTGAGCTAATCATGGCTGCACGTAACATCTGTTGGTTCGGCGACGAAGAATAA
- the infB gene encoding translation initiation factor IF-2, translating into MTQLTVKALSEEIGTPVDRLIEQLADAGMKKSGSDQVTDSEKQTLLTHLKKEHGDTSGEAEPTRLTLQRKTRSTLSVAAGGGKSKDVQVEVRKKRTYVKRSAIEDEAKREAEEAAKREAEEKARKEAEELAKREAAEKAQREADEKAKREADAKREAEEKAQRAQAEKAKKDMNSKNADANAQAKKEADELKARQEQEAQRKAEAEAAKLVEEARKLAEENEARWSEEEQKKKEQEKSADYHVTTSTYAREAEDAADQKEEKAPRRRKKKAAPANQPGNNRGGRNQRGRGAKGKLAKPTSMQQGFDKSATVAKSDVAIGETIVVSELASKMSVKATEVIKVMMKMGAMATINQVIDQETAQLVAEEMGHKVILRKENELEEAVLADRDNDAIAEGRAPVVTIMGHVDHGKTSTLDYIRKAHVASGEAGGITQHIGAYHVDTDNGMITFLDTPGHAAFTAMRARGAQATDIVVLVVAADDGVMPQTIEAIQHAKAAGVPLIVAVNKIDKEGANPDNVKNELAQYDVIPEEWGGENMFVHISAKQGTNIDGLLEAILLQSEVLELTAVKEGMASGVVVESRLDKGRGPVATILVQSGTLNKGDIVLCGQEYGRVRAMRDENGKEVATAGPSIPVEILGLSGVPASGDEATVVRDERKAREVANYRQGKFREVKLARQQKAKLENMFSNMAAGEVAELNVVLKADVQGSVEAIADSLLKLSTEEVKVNIVGSGVGGITETDATLAAASNAIILGFNVRADATARNTVQNENLDLRYYSIIYQLIDEVKQAMGGMLAPEFKQEIIGLAEVRDVFKSPKLGAIAGSMVTEGVIKRNNPIRVLRDNVVIYEGELESLRRFKDDVQEVKNGYECGIGVKNYNDVRVGDQIEVFEIVEVKRTLD; encoded by the coding sequence ATGACACAATTAACAGTTAAAGCACTGAGTGAAGAGATTGGTACGCCAGTTGACCGCTTAATTGAACAACTTGCTGATGCAGGCATGAAGAAATCAGGGTCGGATCAAGTAACTGATTCAGAGAAGCAAACATTGCTAACGCACCTTAAAAAGGAGCATGGCGATACTTCTGGTGAAGCAGAGCCGACTCGTTTAACTCTTCAACGCAAGACCCGCAGCACGCTAAGTGTTGCCGCTGGAGGCGGTAAGAGTAAGGATGTTCAAGTAGAGGTACGTAAAAAGCGTACTTACGTGAAGCGCAGCGCTATTGAAGATGAAGCGAAACGTGAAGCTGAGGAAGCAGCGAAGCGTGAAGCGGAAGAGAAAGCACGTAAAGAAGCTGAAGAGCTTGCGAAACGTGAAGCTGCAGAGAAAGCACAGCGCGAAGCTGATGAGAAAGCAAAACGTGAAGCGGATGCAAAACGTGAAGCTGAAGAAAAAGCTCAACGCGCCCAAGCTGAAAAGGCTAAAAAAGACATGAATTCAAAAAATGCAGACGCTAACGCACAAGCGAAAAAAGAAGCGGATGAACTAAAAGCTCGTCAAGAGCAAGAAGCACAGCGTAAAGCTGAAGCTGAAGCGGCGAAGCTAGTTGAAGAAGCTCGTAAGCTAGCTGAAGAGAACGAAGCGCGCTGGTCTGAAGAAGAGCAGAAGAAGAAAGAACAAGAGAAGTCTGCGGACTACCACGTGACAACTTCTACTTACGCTCGTGAAGCTGAAGATGCAGCTGACCAGAAAGAAGAAAAAGCGCCTCGTCGTCGTAAAAAGAAAGCAGCTCCAGCTAACCAACCTGGCAACAACCGTGGTGGTCGTAACCAACGTGGTCGTGGTGCTAAAGGTAAGCTTGCTAAACCAACTTCAATGCAGCAAGGCTTCGATAAGTCAGCAACTGTTGCTAAATCTGACGTTGCTATCGGCGAAACTATCGTTGTATCTGAACTGGCTAGCAAAATGTCAGTTAAAGCAACTGAAGTTATCAAAGTAATGATGAAGATGGGCGCTATGGCGACTATCAACCAAGTGATCGACCAAGAAACTGCACAACTTGTTGCTGAAGAAATGGGTCACAAGGTAATCCTACGTAAAGAAAACGAGCTTGAAGAAGCAGTACTAGCAGATCGTGATAACGATGCTATCGCTGAAGGTCGTGCTCCAGTTGTTACTATCATGGGTCACGTTGACCATGGTAAAACATCGACACTTGACTACATTCGTAAAGCACACGTTGCTTCTGGCGAAGCTGGCGGTATCACGCAGCACATCGGTGCTTACCACGTAGATACTGACAACGGCATGATCACTTTCCTTGATACTCCTGGACACGCGGCGTTTACTGCAATGCGTGCTCGTGGTGCTCAAGCGACAGATATCGTTGTACTAGTTGTTGCAGCAGACGATGGCGTAATGCCACAAACAATCGAAGCGATCCAGCACGCGAAAGCGGCAGGCGTTCCTCTGATTGTTGCTGTGAACAAGATCGATAAAGAAGGTGCAAACCCAGACAACGTTAAGAATGAGCTAGCTCAATACGACGTAATCCCTGAGGAATGGGGCGGTGAGAACATGTTCGTTCACATCTCTGCTAAACAGGGTACAAACATCGATGGTCTTCTAGAAGCAATCCTTCTTCAGTCTGAAGTTCTTGAACTGACTGCAGTTAAAGAAGGCATGGCATCTGGTGTTGTTGTTGAATCTCGTCTTGATAAAGGCCGCGGTCCAGTTGCAACAATCCTAGTTCAGTCTGGTACTCTAAACAAAGGCGACATCGTTCTTTGTGGTCAAGAGTACGGCCGTGTTCGTGCAATGCGCGATGAAAACGGTAAAGAAGTAGCGACAGCAGGTCCTTCTATCCCAGTAGAGATCCTAGGTCTTTCTGGTGTACCAGCTTCAGGTGATGAAGCAACAGTAGTACGTGATGAGCGTAAAGCTCGTGAAGTTGCGAACTACCGTCAAGGTAAATTCCGTGAAGTTAAACTAGCTCGTCAACAGAAAGCGAAACTAGAGAACATGTTCTCTAACATGGCTGCTGGTGAAGTTGCTGAACTAAACGTAGTACTAAAAGCTGACGTTCAAGGTTCTGTAGAAGCAATCGCTGACTCTCTACTGAAACTATCAACTGAAGAAGTTAAAGTGAACATCGTAGGTTCTGGTGTTGGTGGTATTACTGAAACTGATGCAACACTTGCAGCAGCTTCTAACGCTATCATCCTTGGTTTCAACGTTCGTGCTGACGCAACTGCGCGTAACACGGTTCAGAACGAAAACCTAGATCTACGTTACTACTCAATCATTTACCAACTGATCGACGAAGTGAAACAGGCAATGGGCGGTATGCTTGCTCCTGAATTCAAACAAGAGATCATTGGTCTTGCTGAAGTACGTGACGTATTTAAGTCACCTAAACTTGGCGCGATCGCTGGTTCTATGGTTACTGAAGGCGTAATTAAGCGTAACAACCCAATCCGCGTACTACGCGACAACGTTGTTATCTACGAAGGTGAACTAGAGTCACTTCGTCGCTTCAAAGACGACGTTCAAGAAGTTAAGAATGGTTACGAGTGTGGTATCGGCGTTAAGAACTACAACGACGTACGCGTTGGTGACCAGATCGAAGTATTCGAAATCGTTGAGGTTAAACGTACTCTAGACTAA
- the rbfA gene encoding 30S ribosome-binding factor RbfA codes for MSKEFSRTQRVSQQLQKELALILQREVRDSRIGMVTISDVEVSRDLAYAKVFVTFLCIGEQTPESCLAALKEHEVPIRMALGKRIRHRLTPEVRFTYDNTLVEGMRMSNLVSEVLNDDKRKQEAAGRTDETQSKGEE; via the coding sequence ATGTCAAAAGAATTTAGCCGCACACAACGTGTGTCTCAGCAGCTTCAAAAAGAGCTTGCTCTTATCCTACAACGTGAAGTTCGTGACTCACGTATCGGTATGGTAACGATCTCAGACGTAGAAGTGTCTCGTGACCTTGCGTACGCAAAAGTTTTCGTTACTTTCCTATGTATTGGTGAGCAAACACCTGAATCATGCCTTGCTGCTCTTAAAGAGCACGAAGTGCCAATCCGTATGGCGCTAGGCAAGCGTATTCGTCACCGTCTAACACCTGAAGTACGTTTTACTTACGACAACACACTAGTAGAAGGCATGCGTATGTCTAACCTAGTAAGTGAAGTTCTGAATGACGACAAGCGTAAGCAAGAAGCAGCAGGCCGCACTGACGAAACTCAGTCTAAGGGCGAAGAGTAA
- the truB gene encoding tRNA pseudouridine(55) synthase TruB yields the protein MARRRKGRPINGVILLDKPTGISSNDALQKVKRIYFAEKAGHTGALDPLATGMLPICLGEATKFSQFLLDSDKRYVVIAKLGERTNTSDSDGEVVETREVNVTQEQLERCIESFKGETDQVPSMFSALKYQGKPLYEYARAGIEVPRESRKITVYSIDLLRFEGDEVEMEVHCSKGTYIRTITDDLGEMLGCGAHVTMLRRTGVAKYPYERMVTLEQLNEILEQAQEQDIAPKELLDPLLMPMDTAVEDLPEVNLNAELTDLVQHGMPVQVAGAPTEGTVRMTSGEDKLFVGVAQIADDGRVAPKRLVVFRDEEPQA from the coding sequence ATGGCTCGCCGTCGTAAAGGTCGCCCTATTAACGGGGTAATTCTGTTAGATAAGCCAACCGGCATTTCATCTAATGATGCACTGCAAAAAGTAAAGCGTATTTACTTTGCAGAGAAGGCGGGGCACACAGGTGCACTGGATCCTCTTGCGACTGGCATGCTGCCAATCTGTCTTGGCGAAGCAACGAAGTTCTCTCAGTTTCTTCTAGATTCTGATAAGCGCTACGTTGTGATTGCTAAGCTTGGTGAGCGTACCAATACTTCAGACTCTGATGGCGAAGTGGTTGAAACTCGTGAAGTGAATGTAACTCAAGAGCAACTTGAGCGTTGCATTGAAAGCTTCAAGGGTGAAACTGACCAAGTTCCGTCAATGTTCTCTGCATTGAAGTACCAAGGCAAGCCACTGTACGAGTACGCTCGTGCAGGTATCGAAGTGCCACGTGAATCACGTAAGATCACTGTTTACTCGATTGATCTGCTTCGCTTTGAAGGTGATGAAGTTGAGATGGAAGTACACTGTTCGAAAGGCACTTACATCCGAACGATCACGGATGACCTTGGTGAAATGCTTGGTTGTGGTGCTCACGTAACTATGCTTCGTCGTACTGGTGTTGCGAAATACCCTTACGAGCGCATGGTAACATTAGAGCAGCTCAACGAGATCTTAGAGCAAGCACAGGAGCAAGATATTGCACCTAAAGAGCTGCTTGATCCGCTACTAATGCCAATGGACACGGCCGTCGAAGACCTACCAGAAGTTAATTTGAATGCGGAGCTGACTGACCTAGTTCAGCATGGTATGCCTGTTCAAGTTGCTGGTGCTCCAACAGAAGGTACGGTTCGCATGACAAGCGGTGAAGATAAGCTGTTTGTTGGTGTTGCTCAGATAGCTGACGATGGTCGAGTTGCACCAAAACGTTTGGTTGTTTTCAGAGATGAAGAGCCACAAGCATAA
- the rpsO gene encoding 30S ribosomal protein S15: MSLNAETKAAIVAEYARSEGDTGSPEVQVALLTASINHLQGHFKAHKGDHHSRRGLLRMVSSRRKLLDYLKGKDLSRYQDLIKRLGLRR, encoded by the coding sequence ATGTCTCTGAATGCAGAAACTAAAGCAGCAATCGTTGCAGAATACGCGCGCTCTGAAGGCGACACAGGTTCACCAGAAGTACAAGTAGCACTACTTACTGCTTCTATCAACCACCTACAAGGTCACTTCAAAGCTCACAAAGGCGATCACCACAGCCGTCGTGGTCTTCTACGTATGGTTTCTAGCCGTCGTAAGCTTCTTGACTACCTGAAAGGTAAAGACCTTTCTCGTTACCAAGACCTAATCAAGCGCCTAGGCCTACGTCGCTAA
- the pnp gene encoding polyribonucleotide nucleotidyltransferase, with the protein MFEKPVVKTFQYGNHTVTLETGVIARQATAAVMVTMDDTSVFVSVVGKKEAVQGQDFFPLTVNYQERTYAAGKIPGGFFKREGRPSEGETLTARLIDRPIRPLFPDAFKNEVQVIATVMSVNPDVQPDMVTMIGTSAALAISGIPFNGPIGAARVGHIDGQLVLNPSNTELETSKLDLVVSGTAGAVLMVESEADNLTEEEMLSAVVFGHDQQQVVINAINEFAAEVATPAWDWVAPEENTALNTRIAELAEAKLVEAYQITEKMTRYDRIHEIAAEVNEVLVSEDEEVNLKEVHSIFHDLEKTVVRRSIIAGNPRIDGREKDMVRALDVRTGVLPRTHGSSLFTRGETQAIVTATLGTQRDAQIIDELTGERKDNFLLHYNFPPYCVGETGFVGSPKRREIGHGKLAKRGIAAVMPSVDEFPYTVRVVSEITESNGSSSMASVCGTSLALMDAGVPIKSSVAGIAMGLVKEGDDFVVLSDILGDEDHLGDMDFKVAGTNDGITALQMDIKIEGITKEIMQIALNQAQGARKHILSVMDEAISGAREEISEFAPRIHTMKISSDKIKDVIGKGGAVIRALCEETGTTIEIEDDGTIKIAATEGAAAKEAIRRIEEITAEVEVGRIYQGKVARLADFGAFVTILPGKDGLVHISQIADKRVEKVSDYLTEGQEVPVKVLEIDRQGRVRLSMKEAVETPAEGEAPAAE; encoded by the coding sequence ATGTTTGAGAAACCAGTTGTAAAAACGTTTCAGTACGGTAACCACACAGTTACTCTAGAAACTGGCGTTATTGCTCGTCAAGCTACTGCAGCAGTTATGGTAACAATGGACGATACTTCAGTATTCGTATCTGTTGTTGGTAAAAAAGAAGCGGTACAAGGTCAAGACTTTTTCCCTCTAACGGTTAACTACCAAGAGCGTACATACGCTGCTGGTAAAATCCCAGGTGGCTTCTTCAAGCGTGAAGGTCGTCCATCAGAAGGCGAAACTCTAACGGCTCGTCTAATCGACCGTCCAATTCGTCCTCTTTTCCCAGATGCATTCAAGAACGAAGTTCAAGTTATCGCTACAGTAATGTCTGTAAACCCAGACGTTCAGCCTGACATGGTAACAATGATCGGTACTTCTGCAGCACTTGCTATCTCTGGTATCCCGTTCAACGGTCCTATCGGTGCAGCACGTGTTGGTCACATCGACGGTCAACTAGTACTTAACCCAAGCAACACTGAGCTAGAAACGTCTAAGCTTGACCTTGTTGTTTCTGGTACTGCTGGTGCGGTTCTAATGGTTGAGTCTGAAGCAGACAACCTAACAGAAGAAGAGATGCTATCAGCGGTAGTATTTGGTCACGATCAACAACAAGTTGTTATCAACGCGATCAACGAATTCGCAGCTGAAGTTGCTACTCCTGCATGGGATTGGGTTGCTCCAGAAGAGAACACTGCTCTTAACACTCGCATCGCTGAGCTTGCAGAAGCTAAGCTAGTTGAAGCGTACCAAATCACAGAGAAAATGACTCGTTACGACCGTATCCACGAGATCGCGGCTGAAGTTAACGAAGTACTAGTATCTGAAGACGAAGAAGTGAACCTAAAAGAAGTTCACTCTATCTTCCACGACCTAGAGAAAACTGTTGTACGTCGCAGCATCATCGCTGGTAACCCACGTATCGATGGCCGTGAAAAAGACATGGTTCGTGCACTAGACGTTCGTACTGGCGTTCTTCCACGTACTCACGGTTCTTCTCTATTCACTCGTGGTGAAACTCAAGCTATCGTTACTGCTACGCTTGGTACACAACGTGATGCTCAAATCATCGATGAGCTAACAGGCGAGCGTAAAGACAACTTCCTACTACACTACAACTTCCCTCCATACTGTGTTGGCGAAACTGGTTTTGTAGGTTCTCCTAAGCGTCGTGAAATCGGCCACGGTAAACTAGCTAAGCGTGGTATCGCTGCAGTAATGCCTTCTGTTGATGAGTTCCCATACACAGTTCGTGTTGTATCGGAAATCACTGAATCTAACGGTTCTTCTTCAATGGCTTCTGTATGTGGTACATCTCTAGCACTTATGGATGCTGGTGTTCCAATTAAGTCTTCTGTTGCGGGTATCGCAATGGGTCTTGTTAAAGAAGGCGACGACTTCGTTGTTCTTTCTGACATCCTTGGTGACGAAGACCACCTAGGTGACATGGACTTTAAAGTAGCAGGTACTAACGACGGTATCACTGCACTTCAAATGGACATCAAGATCGAAGGTATCACTAAAGAGATCATGCAAATTGCTCTTAACCAAGCGCAAGGTGCACGTAAGCACATCCTTTCTGTAATGGATGAAGCTATCTCTGGTGCTCGTGAAGAGATCTCTGAATTCGCTCCACGTATCCACACAATGAAAATCAGCTCTGATAAGATCAAAGATGTTATCGGTAAAGGCGGCGCAGTTATCCGTGCTCTTTGTGAAGAAACTGGTACTACAATCGAAATCGAAGATGACGGCACAATCAAGATTGCTGCTACTGAAGGCGCTGCTGCTAAAGAAGCTATCCGTCGTATCGAAGAGATCACAGCTGAAGTTGAAGTTGGCCGCATTTACCAAGGTAAAGTTGCTCGCCTAGCTGACTTCGGTGCATTCGTAACTATCCTTCCAGGTAAAGATGGTCTAGTACACATCTCTCAAATCGCGGACAAGCGTGTTGAGAAAGTGTCTGACTACCTAACTGAAGGTCAAGAAGTGCCTGTTAAGGTTCTTGAGATTGACCGTCAAGGCCGTGTACGTCTAAGCATGAAAGAAGCAGTTGAAACGCCAGCTGAAGGCGAAGCACCTGCTGCTGAGTAA
- the nlpI gene encoding lipoprotein NlpI, which produces MKWFQTASMCLLLVLTGCATTSDNASSWVYPPMAVPLQPSVQQEVQIARLSQLLQRPDLNDEVRAKMLFERGNYYDSVGLRDLARLDFNQSLSLNPAQPDIFNLLGVYFTQVGEFDAAYESFDSTLELDPANSYAERNRAIALYYGERYDLANEEMMKHYADDPSDPFRALWLYIIQHELTPEQAKLDLQKRYENHDEQWGWVLVAIMLDDITEEQAFKAILTGTRDNTLLAQRLTETYFYLAKRYHMNGDYANAISLYKLSVSFNVFEYVEHRYSFLELSRIFTTLKAEHLAQAKLAEAEQEADAR; this is translated from the coding sequence GTGAAATGGTTTCAAACCGCGAGTATGTGTTTACTGCTTGTACTAACTGGTTGTGCAACAACATCAGATAACGCCTCAAGTTGGGTTTACCCGCCAATGGCTGTGCCTTTACAACCGAGCGTCCAGCAAGAAGTTCAGATTGCACGTTTGAGTCAGCTACTGCAGCGCCCAGATCTGAATGATGAAGTTAGAGCTAAGATGCTGTTTGAACGTGGTAACTACTACGACAGTGTCGGCTTGAGGGATTTAGCGCGTTTAGACTTTAATCAATCGCTTTCATTGAACCCAGCTCAGCCTGATATCTTCAACCTTTTGGGTGTCTACTTCACGCAAGTAGGAGAGTTTGATGCGGCTTATGAATCTTTCGATTCTACGCTCGAGCTTGATCCTGCGAATTCATATGCAGAGAGAAACCGCGCTATCGCACTCTATTATGGTGAGCGTTACGACTTAGCTAATGAAGAGATGATGAAGCACTACGCCGATGATCCGAGTGATCCATTCCGCGCGCTTTGGTTATACATCATTCAGCATGAGCTAACGCCTGAACAAGCTAAGCTTGACCTGCAAAAACGTTATGAGAATCATGACGAGCAGTGGGGCTGGGTATTGGTCGCTATCATGCTCGATGACATCACTGAAGAGCAGGCATTCAAAGCGATCTTAACAGGTACTCGTGACAATACGTTGCTTGCACAGCGCTTAACCGAGACATACTTCTATCTGGCTAAGCGTTACCACATGAATGGCGACTACGCGAATGCGATCTCTTTGTATAAGTTATCGGTCTCTTTTAACGTATTTGAATACGTAGAGCATCGTTACTCTTTCTTAGAGTTAAGCCGTATTTTCACTACGCTAAAAGCAGAGCACCTCGCTCAGGCTAAGCTGGCTGAAGCAGAGCAAGAAGCTGATGCTCGCTAA
- a CDS encoding MarR family transcriptional regulator: MLNQNLEKIERFASKVWRTQVNEDPICQLSFNEYDYLKVIQASPEPIRLTDLAIEMQVTKPSATTMVQRLERKGLVERKASLEDARSKLVVLTHKAELGLEEESKIYQVMAQILESRLSDQESKQLNQLLDKALK, from the coding sequence ATGCTAAACCAGAATTTAGAGAAGATAGAACGCTTCGCCTCGAAAGTATGGCGAACACAGGTAAATGAAGATCCTATCTGCCAGTTGAGCTTCAACGAATATGACTACTTGAAGGTGATTCAGGCGTCTCCTGAGCCGATTCGACTGACCGACCTTGCTATTGAAATGCAGGTGACCAAGCCTTCAGCAACCACTATGGTACAAAGGCTTGAGAGAAAAGGCCTTGTGGAGCGTAAGGCGTCACTGGAAGACGCGAGATCTAAACTCGTGGTACTGACGCATAAAGCAGAACTAGGTTTAGAAGAAGAGAGCAAGATCTATCAAGTGATGGCACAAATACTGGAAAGTCGTTTGTCTGATCAAGAGTCTAAGCAACTGAACCAGTTATTAGACAAAGCGTTGAAGTAA